The proteins below come from a single Ahaetulla prasina isolate Xishuangbanna chromosome 16, ASM2864084v1, whole genome shotgun sequence genomic window:
- the PKN3 gene encoding serine/threonine-protein kinase N3, with amino-acid sequence MAAGQIQQLKVPDPAGIQQKLESEKESIHRAIQKELKIKEGAENLRKATKDKKNLAQVETALKSSSRKLEQLHCQLQALQGRIVTGERDGGQSDANGSPDLKLWGKDPNYISKRLEALKKQLHIELKVKQGAEKMLQVYSSTAKERKLLAAAQQTFQDSKTKIELIRMEMLKLSQATGAPGVAGRGPVLLLELRLEELRHRLRIEAAVAEGAKNVVKILGGRRVQDRKMLAEAQACLQESSQKIDLFRLALEQLLSQLSPDDPKRGLIKQEIRDTFSLGAQESPPTSIRPTALTGSLQVRLVGCENLLEKISGRSRVATSLPVSMSPGDFKFLSRTWVGVNIPGRGSAGKLLRQEELSREVLAVLKVDNKVVGQTSWGPVSRQAWNQSFTVELERSRELEISVYWHDWRQLCGVAFLRLDGFLDNARHPMAVSLEPQGTLFLEVTFSQPVVETHAKLQRQKRIFPKQKGKEFLRASQMNVNIATWGRLMMSLLPPCSSLNASSPPFRGSLQPDVASAAAAEDIPRPLGTSTSPPVKLIQRNQPPPKPPRLFLPLSRKETVPSPADLADEKARLRHEKKGNLPQTSIRRTALRLEDFCCMAVLGRGHFGKVLLARHKATQKLFAIKALKKQEIISRDDLDSLYCEKRIFEVIHSSGHPFLVNMFACFQTLSHVCFLMDYVPGGDLMMHISFNNFSEDTARFCSACVVLGLQFLHEKTIIYRDLKMDNLLLDAEGFVKIGDFGLCKEGVGFGDRTSTFCGTPEFLAPEILTDPSYTRAVDWWGLGVLIFEMLVGESPFPGDNEEEMFDSIISEEVRFPRFLSELSTSLMHKLLQKCPERRLGAGAKDAEEIKIHPFFKEINWAALFARKLKPPLVPILKSATDISNFDKEFTSQKPVLTPLEDAPPLSIKEQARFKDFDFLSKHLLDV; translated from the exons CTGAAGGTCCCAGATCCAGCAGGGATCCAGCAGAAACTGGAATCCGAAAAAGAATCCATCCACCGGGCCATCCAGAAAGAGCTGAAAATCAAGGAAGGGGCTGAGAATTTGCGGAAGGCAACCAAAGACAAGAAGAATTTGGCCCAGGTGGAGACGGCCCTGAAATCATCCAGCCGGAAGTTGGAGCAGTTGCATTGCCAGCTCCAAGCACTCCAAGGACGGATTGTCACCGGGGAGCGAGACGGTGGCCAATCAG ATGCAAACGGGTCACCCGATCTCAAGCTTTGGGGAAAAGACCCCAACTACATTTCAAAAAggctggaggctttgaagaaacAGCTTCACATTGAGCTGAAAGTGAAGCAGGGAGCCGAGAAGATGCTCCAGGTCTATTCCAGCACAGCAAAG gaGCGGAAACTCCTGGCGGCTGCTCAGCAAACATTTCAGGACAGCAAGACGAAAATTGAGCTGATCCGTATGGAGATGCTGAAGCTGTCTCAGGCGACGGGTGCTCCAG GGGTAGCAGGCAGGGGGCCCGTCTTGCTTCTGGAGCTGCGTCTCGAAGAACTGAGGCATCGTCTGCGGATTGAAGCGGCGGTGGCGGAGGGAGCCAAAAACGTGGTGAAGATCCTCGGCGGGCGGCGAGTGCAAGACCGGAAAATGTTGGCagag GCTCAGGCTTGTCTGCAGGAATCCTcccaaaagatcgatctctttcGACTGGCTCTCGAGCAACTTCTGAGCCAGCTTTCTCCAGATGACCCAAAACGGGGGCTGATCAAGCAAGAGATAAGAGACACCTTCTCCCTTGGGGCCCAAGAGTCGCCCCCCACTTCGATCAGGCCCACGGCTCTCACAG GTAGCCTTCAAGTACGTTTGGTCGGCTGTGAAAACCTCTTGGAGAAGATCTCGGGCCGTTCCCGTGTGGCCACTTCCTTGCCGGTTTCCATGAGCCCTGGGGACTTCAAGTTCTTGAGTCGGACGTGGGTTGGGGTCAACATCCCCGGCCGGGGGTCTGCGGGGAAGCTCCTTCGCCAGGAGGAACTCAGCA GAGAAGTCCTTGCAGTTCTCAAAGTTGACAACAAGGTTGTGGGTCAGACCAGCTGGGGCCCGGTTAGCAGGCAAGCTTGGAACCAGAGTTTCACGGTCGAGTTGGAGAGG TCTCGGGAGCTGGAGATCTCGGTCTATTGGCACGACTGGCGCCAACTCTGCGGGGTGGCCTTTCTGCGCCTGGACGGCTTCCTGGACAACGCCAGGCACCCCATGGCGGTTTCCCTCGAACCCCAAGGGACGCTCTTCCTAGAG GTAACATTCAGCCAGCCGGTCGTTGAGACCCACGCTAAGCTGCAACGCCAGAAGCGCATTTTCCCCAAACAGAAAG GGAAAGAGTTTCTCCGAGCGTCTCAGATGAACGTCAACATTGCCACCTGGGGACGTTTGATGATGAGCCTTCTGCCCCCTTGCAGTTCCTTGAATGCTTCGAGCCCCCCTTTCCGAGGGTCTCTGCAACCAGATGTTGCTTCTGCAGCTGCTGCTGAGGACATCCCCAGGCCTTTGGGGACCAG CACTTCCCCTCCGGTGAAGCTGATCCAGAGAAATCAGCCGCCCCCTAAGCCCCCCCGCCTCTTTCTGCCTCTTTCTCGCAAGGAAACCGTCCCGTCTCCAGCAGATCTGGCG GACGAGAAGGCTCGCCTCCGCCATGAAAAAAAAGGCAACTTGCCACAAACCAGCATCAG GAGGACCGCTCTGCGGCTTGAAGACTTCTGTTGTATGGCGGTGCTTGGGAGGGGCCATTTTGGAAAG GTCTTGCTCGCCCGTCACAAGGCCACCCAAAAGCTCTTCGCCATCAAAGCCTTGAAGAAGCAGGAGATAATCAGCCGGGATGACCTGGACAG CTTGTATTGTGAGAAACGTATTTTTGAAGTCATCCATTCTTCCGGTCATCCCTTCCTGGTCAACATGtttgcctgtttccagactttgaGTCATGTATGTTTTCTGATGGATTACGTTCCTGGCGGGGACCTCATGATGCACATTAGCTTCAACAATTTCTCGGAAGATACAGCTCG GTTCTGCTCTGCCTGTGTTGTCTTAGGACTCCAGTTCTTACATGAGAAGACCATCATTTACAG AGATTTGAAAATGGATAACCTGCTCCTAGACGCTGAAGGATTTGTGAAGATCGGGGACTTTGGGCTCTGCAAGGAAG GTGTAGGTTTTGGAGACAGGACAAGCACCTTCTGCGGCaccccagaattcctggctccAGAAATTTTGACGGATCCATCCTACACCCGGGCAGTGGACTGGTGGGGTCTTGGTGTGCTTATTTTTGAGATGCTGGTGGGAGAG TCTCCGTTCCCCGGTGACAACGAAGAAGAGATGTTTGACAGCATCATCAGCGAAGAAGTCCGTTTCCCGCGATTCCTCTCCGAGCTCAGCACTTCGCTTATGCACAAG CTTCTCCAAAAGTGTCCCGAGCGACGTCTCGGAGCAGGAGCGAAAGACGCCGAGGAGATCAAAATCCATCCGTTTTTCAAG gAGATAAATTGGGCTGCTCTGTTCGCACGGAAGCTCAAACCGCCTCTGGTGCCCATCCTCAAAAGTGCTACCGACATCAGCAACTTTGACAAGGAGTTCACGTCTCAAAAGCCCGTCCTCACACCTCTGGAGGACGCCCCCCCTCTCTCCATCAAGGAACAAGCCCGGTTCAAGGATTTCGACTTCCTTTCCAAACACCTCCTGGACGTCTGA
- the ZDHHC12 gene encoding palmitoyltransferase ZDHHC12, with product MRPGAPAGGGWAVRAAQTGLSWGVTVGLFLHDTDLRRQLEQGKLLQPLSFTLLVLSSVVLYFVVSLMNPGYVEDDGGDEKGSMAGEEKAKTFSDAPNVRLRRCGYCMVKQPLRAKHCQACQQCVRRYDHHCPWIENCIGERNHPFFVLYLGVQLAVLLWALQVAWSGLNFQSFSWLWLQCHLLLLLSFLLLIICTVIATLLLGSHLYLVSCNTTTWEFMSRHRISYLKHCKVENPFDQGILLNLWRFFCACRLMAWEKLYPSEESELV from the exons ATGCGGCCGGGGGCGCCCGCGGGCGGCGGGTGGGCGGTGCGGGCGGCGCAGACGGGGCTCAGCTGGGGCGTCACGGTGGGGCTTTTCCTGCACGACACAG ATCTCCGGAGACAACTTGAGCAGGGAAAACTTCTCCAGCCTCTTTCGTTCACCTTGCTGGTTCTCTCATCCGTCGTCCTGTATTTTGTTGTGTCACTCATGAATCCAGGCTACGTTGAGGACGACGGCGGGGATGAGAAG GGCTCAATGGCCGGAGAAGAGAAAGCCAAAACGTTTTCCGATGCTCCCAACGTTCGTCTCAGGCGGTGTGGATACTGCATGGTGAAG CAACCTTTGCGAGCCAAGCATTGCCAGGCGTGCCAGCAGTGCGTCCGCCGCTACGACCATCACTGTCCTTGGATTGAAAACTGCATCGGGGAAAGGAACCACCCCTTTTTCGTACTCTACTTGGGGGTGCAGCTCGCCGTCCTGCTCTGGGCTCTGCAGGTGGCTTG GTCCGGCCTGAACTTCCAGTCGTTTTCCTGGCTCTGGCTCCAgtgccacctcctcctcctcctctccttcctcctcctcatcatctgcaCCGTGATTGCGACGCTGCTGCTGGGTTCCCACCTCTACCTCGTCTCCTGCAACACCACCACCTGGGAATTCATGTCCCGCCATCGCATTTCCTACTTGAAACACTGCAAGGTGGAGAACCCCTTTGACCAGGGCATCCTGCTCAACCTCTGGAGGTTTTTCTGCGCCTGTCGCCTGATGGCCTGGGAGAAACTCTACCCTTCAGAAGAAAGCGAGTTGGTGTGA